Proteins encoded in a region of the Mycolicibacterium neoaurum genome:
- a CDS encoding polysaccharide deacetylase family protein translates to MTVSLSTYTLINARTFQLAGHLVSRVDTDARVVALTFDDGPTDHTPEVLEVLASRNVPATFYLNGSEAQRHRDLVTAIANAGHEIGNHSYSHRRMVFVSENTVSDEIERTDEAVRHAGYGGPLTFRPPYGKKLWTLPRYLAARDRVTVMWDVAPDSAGNPDRDAIVEHTVRSVRPGSIVLLHVLVDSRSESRAALPRIIEQLSSSGYRFVTVSQLLAMRGNR, encoded by the coding sequence TTGACAGTGTCACTTAGCACGTACACCCTGATCAACGCCAGAACATTCCAACTCGCGGGGCATCTGGTCAGCAGGGTCGACACAGATGCCAGAGTGGTGGCGCTGACCTTCGACGATGGCCCCACCGATCACACACCCGAGGTGCTGGAGGTACTTGCGTCCAGGAATGTGCCGGCGACGTTCTATCTCAACGGATCGGAGGCGCAACGTCATCGCGATCTGGTCACCGCAATAGCGAACGCCGGGCACGAGATCGGCAACCACTCCTATTCACATCGCCGCATGGTGTTCGTATCCGAGAACACGGTATCCGACGAGATCGAACGCACCGACGAAGCGGTCAGGCACGCAGGGTACGGCGGTCCGTTGACCTTTCGGCCACCCTACGGCAAGAAGCTCTGGACGCTGCCCCGTTACCTGGCCGCCCGAGACCGGGTGACGGTGATGTGGGACGTCGCTCCCGACTCCGCGGGCAACCCGGACAGGGACGCTATCGTCGAACACACCGTCCGATCGGTGCGGCCGGGGTCCATCGTCCTGCTCCACGTCTTGGTCGACAGCCGATCAGAATCCAGGGCGGCGCTACCGCGGATCATCGAACAACTGAGCAGCTCCGGCTACCGCTTCGTGACGGTATCTCAGTTGCTGGCCATGCGCGGCAACAGATGA